The DNA segment CCTCCGCGGTCAGGCCCGCCGCGGCGGCGCGCTTGCCGTATTCCGGGTCGAAGCCCAGGCCCCGGCCGTTCGGCGGCGCCACCGGCGCCAAGTCCTCCGCCGTGATCTCGTCCGGCTTCGAGCTGGTGAGCTTGACTTCGCCCAGGCCCGCAGCGCCCCGCGCCTCGGCGTCGGCGACAAGGCGCTGCTGCTGCATGTCCACAGCTTCGCGCGCCCGCTTCATCAGGCCGTTGGCGTGCCGCTGCTGCGCCCGCCGCAGGGCCGCGTCGCTGAGGTTCTGGTATTTCTCGGCCGGGAACCGGGTGTCCCAGCCCATGGCCTGCGCGACCGTCTCCACGAATTTCGCCCGGTGGTCGCCCAGGCTGGCCTGCAATACCTCCCGCGCCCGCTTCTTGCTGTCAGCGAGGCCGTCTCGCCGATCGCGCTCCTGCTGCCGCTTCCTGGCGTCGCGGTGCAGCTCCGCGCGCTTTGCCGCCTCCTGCTTGTATTCGGCCTCGTCGCGCACAGCGGTCAGGCGCAGATGGTTCAACGCCCCGCCGGCGCCCCCAACCACCCTTGCGGAGCCGTCGCTCTCCTGCCGGATCAGCACGGGCTGGCCGGGCGCGTCCGGCCCGTGGCTGTGGACCGTTATCCAGCGTTCGCCGGGCTGTAACGCCTTCAAAAAAAGGACAATTGGGGCTCGTGCGGTCATGCCCCCATGCTGGCGTCACGACGCCGGGCCGGGCCTGATTCTCACCATGGCTTGCGCGAGATGCCGCCGGCTTTAGCCGGCGGAGGGATAGCGCAGCCGGCGAAGTCGGCTATGCGGTGTTGACTTTGCATTGAGCGATTCCTATATAGATTTTTATGAAGCTGACGATGCAGGTGAAGCTGTTGCCTACCGCCGAACAGGCGGCGTCTCTGTTGAAGACGATGGAGCAGTTCAATGCTGCCTGCGACACGCTTGCTGCCATTGCCTTCAGCAACAAATGTGCCAACAAGGTTGAGCTTCAGAAGATCGCCTACCACGGTATCCGCGCTGACTTTGGTCTGTCCGCGCAGATGACCGTTCGCGCCATCGCCAAGGTGGTCGAGGTCTACAAGCGAGACAAATCCATCCAACCGTCGTTCCGGCCGCACGGCGCCATTGTCTATGACGAGCGCATCCTGTCGTGGAAAGGATCGGACCGGGTTTCGGTCCTGACGGTGGATGGGCGCGAGATCATGCCGTGGGTGGCCGGCGCCTACCAGCACGCCCGGCTTGATCGAGTGCGCGGGCAGGCAGACCTGATCTACCGCGACGGGCAGTTCTTCCTCTATGTGACCATCGACGTTGGCGATGTGCCGCCGGGCGACCCGACCGAATACCTCGGCGTCGATCTCGGCCGGAAGAACATCGCCGCCGACAACGATGGGGAGACGTTCAGCGGCGCGCACATCGCCAATCTGCGCAACCGACATGCACGCCTCCGCCGCAAGCTTCAGAAGAAGGGAACCAAGTCGGCCAAGCGCCTGCTGAAGCGGCGCCGGGCCAAGGAGTCGCGGTTTGCCCGCGACGTGAACCACCGGATCAGCAAAGCCATCGTGCGGAAGGCCAAAGACACCGGACGCGGCATTGCCCTGGAAGACCTCAAGGGCATCCGCGCGCGGACAACGGTCAGACGGTCCCAGCGCCGCGCGCACCACAGTTGGAGCTTCCACCAACTCCGGGCCTTCCTGACCTACAAGGCCGCGATGGAAGGCGTGCCACTTGTCTGCGTAGATCCGCGCAACACGAGCCGTGAGTGCCCGTGCTGCGGGATGATAGACAAGCGCAACCGCCCAGATCGCGACACCTTCCGGTGCATCCAATGCGGGCACGCTGGCCCCGCCGACACCACAGCCGCCGTGAACATCTCGCGGCGGGGCAGCCGTCATGCTGCCGAACGTAGGGCCGCGTAGCCTCATCTTGGGCACCTACAAGCTCGGGCCTTCAGGCCCGAGTTCATGACGACGC comes from the Rhodovastum atsumiense genome and includes:
- a CDS encoding RNA-guided endonuclease InsQ/TnpB family protein, producing MQVKLLPTAEQAASLLKTMEQFNAACDTLAAIAFSNKCANKVELQKIAYHGIRADFGLSAQMTVRAIAKVVEVYKRDKSIQPSFRPHGAIVYDERILSWKGSDRVSVLTVDGREIMPWVAGAYQHARLDRVRGQADLIYRDGQFFLYVTIDVGDVPPGDPTEYLGVDLGRKNIAADNDGETFSGAHIANLRNRHARLRRKLQKKGTKSAKRLLKRRRAKESRFARDVNHRISKAIVRKAKDTGRGIALEDLKGIRARTTVRRSQRRAHHSWSFHQLRAFLTYKAAMEGVPLVCVDPRNTSRECPCCGMIDKRNRPDRDTFRCIQCGHAGPADTTAAVNISRRGSRHAAERRAA